A section of the Primulina eburnea isolate SZY01 chromosome 1, ASM2296580v1, whole genome shotgun sequence genome encodes:
- the LOC140832042 gene encoding mediator of RNA polymerase II transcription subunit 33A-like isoform X1, producing the protein MTAAAASGSQRTWDCVLDLTKAAQERGTDPLIWVMQLSSTLNAAGMSLPSIEVAELLVSHICWSNNVPIAWKFLEKALTIRVVPPMLVLALLSTRVIPGRRWHPVAYRLYMELLKRYSFSLPSLINGPNYHKVMESINEVLQFYQMFGVQSSEPGLLVVEFIFALVWELLDASLDDEGLLELTPEKKSRWPIKSRDMEIDYVDSFDGKRRESQAALSKINTVMAVEIIAHFFRNKVTSQILFLARRNMPMHWGCFVQHLRLLAANSSSLRNSKMISPESLLQLTSDTRQILLRECRTNSRQKFHTVMARSPLCSASLSHGTVQSEQWLPIDLYLEDAMDGIQVLTTSAAETLADLVKSLQAVNQTTWQDTFLGLWVAALRLVQRERNPSEGPVPRLDSCLCMLLSVVVLAVVHIVKEDEIILVSETQQSSYNKKKDVPPVGKYHQDLVSSLQRLDDFEGLLSPPPLISSLANQAAAKALVFLSGLTVGSANVDCISLNDIPLNFPGDLRHLIVESCIARNVLDTSAYLWPGYVKGPRNQTPRTVAGQMPAWSSLMKGSPLTPIIVNTLVSTPATSLVELERLYEIAVSSSDDQKISAAKIFCGASLSRGWNVQEHTATFITRLLSPAAPTDFSGSESNLIGYAPFLNVLLVGISSIDSVQIFSLHGLAPQLAASLMPICEVFGSCAPNMLWTLNAGEEISSHAVFSNAFALLLRLWRFDRPPLDNVMGDFTPVRSHLTPEYLLLVRNSQLASSENPPNNHNKTSGLSRLSCPSLTEPIVMDSFPKLKCWYRQHQECIASILSALVPGNYVHQIAEALLNMMFRKMYRGGQPLTPPTSGSSSSSASGTDDSSFCLKLPAWDILEAVPFVLDAALTACAHGQLSPRDLTTGLKDLADFLPASLATIVSYFSAEVTRGLWKPAFMNGSDWPSPAANLSIIEERINRTLAATGVNVPCLSVGGSSAVTIPLPLAALVSLTITYKLDKSTDRFLNLVGPALNNLGICCPWPCMSIIAALWTQKVKRWADFLVFSASKAVFHHNSDAAVQLLKVCFTTAVGLKSSPVVSNGGVGALLGHGFGSHVIGGLSAVAPGLLYLRVHPAVRNVMFMTEEIVCILVHTVGDIANSGVSAEKMEDLKKTKYSMKYGQVSLASAMTKIKIAASLAASLVWITGGLNLVQLLIKETLPSWLISSIHSSEKSDKEQGGVVAMMCGYALAYFTLFIGTFAWGVDLASPASKRRPKVLEKHLEFLASALDGKISVGCNKATWRAYVTGYISLMVCCTPAWMLEIDVEVLKRVSQGLKQWKEEELAVALLVISGPRAMAAAAEMIIETGF; encoded by the exons ATGACGGCGGCGGCTGCGTCGGGGTCGCAGAGGACATGGGATTGCGTCTTGGACTTGACGAAGGCGGCTCAGGAGAGGGGCACAGACCCATTGATATGGGTCATGCAGCTGTCGTCGACTCTTAATGCCGCCGGCATGTCCTTGCCCTCTATCGAAGTGGCGGAGCTCCTTGTCTCTCACATTTGCTGGTCAAACAACGTCCCCATAGCATGGAAGTTCCTCGAGAAGGCTTTAACTATTCGTGTTGTTCCTCCCATGCTGGTTCTCGCCCTTCTCTCCACTAG GGTAATTCCGGGTAGGCGGTGGCATCCAGTCGCATATAGATTGTATATGGAGCTTCTTAAAAGATATTCTTTTTCACTGCCGTCCCTAATTAATGGTCCCAATTATCACAA GGTTATGGAATCCATAAACGAGGTCCTCCAATTTTATCAGATGTTTGGAGTACAGTCATCTGAACCAGGGCTTCTTGTTGTTGAGTTTATATTTGCACTTGTATGGGAGCTTCTTGATGCATCTCTTGATGACGAAGGTCTGTTAGAACTCACGCCTGAAAAGAAATCTAGGTGGCCAATCAAGAGTCGAGATATGGAAATAGACTATGTTGATAGCTTTGATGGGAAGAGAAGGGAAAGTCAGGCAGCATTAAGTAAAATTAATACTGTTATGGCTGTTGAAATAATTGCTCACTTttttcggaacaaagtgacttcCCAAATCCTTTTTTTGGCTCGTCGAAACAT GCCAATGCATTGGGGATGCTTCGTTCAACATTTGAGACTGCTTGCTGCAAATTCATCGTCCTTAAGAAATTCAAAGATGATCTCTCCAGAGTCACTCTTGCAGTTAACATCTGATACACGTCAAATCTTGCTTCGTGAATGCCGAACAAACTCACGACAAAAGTTTCACACAGTTATGGCTAGGTCACCTTTGTGTTCTGCTAGCCTATCTCATGGTACTGTTCAATCAGAACAGTGGCTTCCAATAGATCTTTATTTAGAAGATGCAATGGATGGAATTCAAGTGTTGACAACTAGTGCTGCTGAAACTCTTGCAG ATTTAGTCAAGTCTCTCCAGGCTGTGAATCAGACCACTTGGCAGGATACATTTCTGGGTTTATGGGTTGCGGCTTTACGGCTTGTTCAGAGA GAGAGGAATCCAAGTGAGGGTCCTGTTCCTCGCCTTGACTCTTGTTTATGTATGCTATTGTCTGTCGTGGTACTTGCAGTTGTTCATATTGTTAAAGAGGATGAGATTATATTGGTTAGTGAGACTCAGCAAAGCTcctacaataaaaaaaaagatgtaCCACCTGTGGGAAAGTATCATCAAGACTTGGTTTCCAGCCTTCAaaggttagatgattttgaaggATTGTTGAGTCCTCCACCACTTATTAGTTCACTGGCTAATCAAGCTGCTGCAAAAGCATTGGTGTTCCTTTCTGGCCTTACAGTTGGCAGTGCAAACGTTGATTGCATTAGCTTGAATGACATTCCCTTGAATTTCC CTGGGGACCTTCGGCACCTCATTGTTGAGTCTTGCATTGCTAGAAATGTTTTGGACACATCAGCATACTTATGGCCTGGATATGTAAAAGGTCCTCGCAACCAAACTCCTCGAACCGTTGCTGGTCAAATGCCTGCTTGGTCCTCATTAATGAAAGGGTCACCTTTAACTCCTATTATCGTAAACACATTGGTATCAACTCCTGCTACAAG CTTAGTAGAGCTTGAGAGATTGTACGAGATTGCTGTCAGCAGTTCAGATGACCAGAAGATTTCTGCTGCAAAAATATTCTGTGGGGCTTCCCTTAGTCGAGGTTGGAATGTACAG GAGCATACTGCCACTTTCATCACCAGATTGCTTTCACCTGCTGCTCCGACAGATTTTTCTGGAAGTGAGAGCAATTTGATAGGCTATGCTCCATTTCTGAACGTTCTTCTTGTCGGAATATCTTCTATCGATAGTGTCCAGATATTTTCCTTGCACGGCTTG GCTCCTCAGCTTGCTGCTTCGTTGATGCCAATCTGTGAGGTCTTTGGTTCATGTGCACCCAATATGTTGTGGACTTTGAATGCCGGCGAGGAAATTTCTTCCCATGCTGTATTTTCAAATGCATTTGCTCTGCTGTTGAGGTTGTGGAGATTTGATAGACCACCTCTGGATAATGTGATGGGAGATTTCACCCCAGTCAGATCCCATTTAACTCCCGAATATCTCTTATTGGTTCGCAATTCCCAGTTAGCATCATCGGAGAATCCACcaaataatcataataaaacCAGTGGACTGTCAAGATTGTCATGTCCATCTTTAACCGAGCCCATAGTCATGGATTCTTTTCCAAAATTAAAGTGTTGGTACAGGCAGCATCAGGAATGTATTGCTTCTATTCTTTCTGCTCTGGTTCCTGGAAATTATGTTCATCAGATTGCTGAGGCTCTCTTAAACATGATGTTTAGAAAAATGTACAGAGGTGGTCAGCCACTTACTCCTCCAACTTCTGGAAGTAGCAGCTCATCTGCATCTGGAACTGATGATTCTTCTTTTTGTCTTAAATTACCTGCGTGGGATATTCTTGAGGCAGTTCCTTTTGTACTTGATGCTGCCCTTACTGCTTGTGCCCATGGGCAACTCTCCCCGCGTGACCTGACCACTG GGCTCAAAGATCTTGCTGATTTTCTTCCTGCTTCTTTGGCGACAATCGTAAGTTACTTTTCAGCGGAAGTGACTCGCGGTCTTTGGAAGCCCGCTTTCATGAATGGATCAGACTGGCCGAGCCCTGCTGCAAATTTATCCATAATTGAAGAACGGATAAACAGAACTTTAGCTGCCACTGGAGTTAATGTCCCATGTCTTTCTGTAG GAGGAAGCTCTGCGGTGACTATTCCATTACCCCTGGCAGCACTTGTTAGCCTCACGATAACCTATAAACTCGACAAATCTACCGATCGTTTTCTAAACTTGGTTGGCCCAGCCTTGAACAATCTTGGCATATGTTGTCCGTGGCCATGTATGTCAATAATAGCTGCTTTATGGACTCAAAAAGTAAAGCGTTGGGCCGACTTTCTCGTCTTCTCTGCCTCAAAAGCTGTGTTCCACCACAATAGTGATGCTGCAGTTCAACTACTAAAAGTCTGCTTCACAACTGCAGTTGGACTAAAGTCTTCACCTGTGGTGAGCAATGGTGGGGTTGGTGCTCTTCTGGGCCATGGCTTCGGTTCCCATGTTATCGGTGGCTTATCTGCTGTTGCCCCTGGATTACTCTACTTACGAGTTCATCCAGCTGTTagaaatgttatgtttatgaCAGAAGAAATTGTATGTATTCTGGTGCACACAGTCGGAGACATTGCGAATAGTGGGGTCTCGGCAGAGAAAATGGAGGATCTGAAGAAAACCAAATACAGTATGAAATATGGCCAGGTATCTCTTGCTTCTGCAATGACGAAGATTAAGATCGCAGCTTCCCTGGCTGCTTCTTTGGTTTGGATTACAGGTGGTCTAAATTTGGTTCAATTGTTAATAAAAGAAACTCTTCCTTCTTGGTTGATATCATCAATCCACTCGTCAGAAAAGAGTGACAAGGAACAAGGAGGAGTGGTTGCGATGATGTGTGGTTATGCTCTTGCATACTTCACCTTATTCATTGGAACGTTTGCTTGGGGCGTGGATTTGGCATCACCTGCATCTAAGCGACGACCCAAGGTTCTTGAAAAACACCTGGAATTCCTAGCAAGTGCCCTGGATGGTAAAATATCTGTTGGCTGTAACAAAGCAACATGGAGGGCGTATGTAACAGGATACATAAGTTTGATGGTGTGCTGTACCCCTGCTTGGATGCTGGAAATTGACGTGGAAGTTTTGAAGAGAGTTAGCCAGGGACTTAAACAGTGGAAAGAGGAGGAACTGGCTGTGGCCCTTCTGGTAATCAGCGGGCCTCGTGCTATGGCTGCCGCTGCTGAAATGATCATAGAAACTGGATTCTGA
- the LOC140832042 gene encoding mediator of RNA polymerase II transcription subunit 33A-like isoform X2 — protein sequence MTAAAASGSQRTWDCVLDLTKAAQERGTDPLIWVMQLSSTLNAAGMSLPSIEVAELLVSHICWSNNVPIAWKFLEKALTIRVVPPMLVLALLSTRVMESINEVLQFYQMFGVQSSEPGLLVVEFIFALVWELLDASLDDEGLLELTPEKKSRWPIKSRDMEIDYVDSFDGKRRESQAALSKINTVMAVEIIAHFFRNKVTSQILFLARRNMPMHWGCFVQHLRLLAANSSSLRNSKMISPESLLQLTSDTRQILLRECRTNSRQKFHTVMARSPLCSASLSHGTVQSEQWLPIDLYLEDAMDGIQVLTTSAAETLADLVKSLQAVNQTTWQDTFLGLWVAALRLVQRERNPSEGPVPRLDSCLCMLLSVVVLAVVHIVKEDEIILVSETQQSSYNKKKDVPPVGKYHQDLVSSLQRLDDFEGLLSPPPLISSLANQAAAKALVFLSGLTVGSANVDCISLNDIPLNFPGDLRHLIVESCIARNVLDTSAYLWPGYVKGPRNQTPRTVAGQMPAWSSLMKGSPLTPIIVNTLVSTPATSLVELERLYEIAVSSSDDQKISAAKIFCGASLSRGWNVQEHTATFITRLLSPAAPTDFSGSESNLIGYAPFLNVLLVGISSIDSVQIFSLHGLAPQLAASLMPICEVFGSCAPNMLWTLNAGEEISSHAVFSNAFALLLRLWRFDRPPLDNVMGDFTPVRSHLTPEYLLLVRNSQLASSENPPNNHNKTSGLSRLSCPSLTEPIVMDSFPKLKCWYRQHQECIASILSALVPGNYVHQIAEALLNMMFRKMYRGGQPLTPPTSGSSSSSASGTDDSSFCLKLPAWDILEAVPFVLDAALTACAHGQLSPRDLTTGLKDLADFLPASLATIVSYFSAEVTRGLWKPAFMNGSDWPSPAANLSIIEERINRTLAATGVNVPCLSVGGSSAVTIPLPLAALVSLTITYKLDKSTDRFLNLVGPALNNLGICCPWPCMSIIAALWTQKVKRWADFLVFSASKAVFHHNSDAAVQLLKVCFTTAVGLKSSPVVSNGGVGALLGHGFGSHVIGGLSAVAPGLLYLRVHPAVRNVMFMTEEIVCILVHTVGDIANSGVSAEKMEDLKKTKYSMKYGQVSLASAMTKIKIAASLAASLVWITGGLNLVQLLIKETLPSWLISSIHSSEKSDKEQGGVVAMMCGYALAYFTLFIGTFAWGVDLASPASKRRPKVLEKHLEFLASALDGKISVGCNKATWRAYVTGYISLMVCCTPAWMLEIDVEVLKRVSQGLKQWKEEELAVALLVISGPRAMAAAAEMIIETGF from the exons ATGACGGCGGCGGCTGCGTCGGGGTCGCAGAGGACATGGGATTGCGTCTTGGACTTGACGAAGGCGGCTCAGGAGAGGGGCACAGACCCATTGATATGGGTCATGCAGCTGTCGTCGACTCTTAATGCCGCCGGCATGTCCTTGCCCTCTATCGAAGTGGCGGAGCTCCTTGTCTCTCACATTTGCTGGTCAAACAACGTCCCCATAGCATGGAAGTTCCTCGAGAAGGCTTTAACTATTCGTGTTGTTCCTCCCATGCTGGTTCTCGCCCTTCTCTCCACTAG GGTTATGGAATCCATAAACGAGGTCCTCCAATTTTATCAGATGTTTGGAGTACAGTCATCTGAACCAGGGCTTCTTGTTGTTGAGTTTATATTTGCACTTGTATGGGAGCTTCTTGATGCATCTCTTGATGACGAAGGTCTGTTAGAACTCACGCCTGAAAAGAAATCTAGGTGGCCAATCAAGAGTCGAGATATGGAAATAGACTATGTTGATAGCTTTGATGGGAAGAGAAGGGAAAGTCAGGCAGCATTAAGTAAAATTAATACTGTTATGGCTGTTGAAATAATTGCTCACTTttttcggaacaaagtgacttcCCAAATCCTTTTTTTGGCTCGTCGAAACAT GCCAATGCATTGGGGATGCTTCGTTCAACATTTGAGACTGCTTGCTGCAAATTCATCGTCCTTAAGAAATTCAAAGATGATCTCTCCAGAGTCACTCTTGCAGTTAACATCTGATACACGTCAAATCTTGCTTCGTGAATGCCGAACAAACTCACGACAAAAGTTTCACACAGTTATGGCTAGGTCACCTTTGTGTTCTGCTAGCCTATCTCATGGTACTGTTCAATCAGAACAGTGGCTTCCAATAGATCTTTATTTAGAAGATGCAATGGATGGAATTCAAGTGTTGACAACTAGTGCTGCTGAAACTCTTGCAG ATTTAGTCAAGTCTCTCCAGGCTGTGAATCAGACCACTTGGCAGGATACATTTCTGGGTTTATGGGTTGCGGCTTTACGGCTTGTTCAGAGA GAGAGGAATCCAAGTGAGGGTCCTGTTCCTCGCCTTGACTCTTGTTTATGTATGCTATTGTCTGTCGTGGTACTTGCAGTTGTTCATATTGTTAAAGAGGATGAGATTATATTGGTTAGTGAGACTCAGCAAAGCTcctacaataaaaaaaaagatgtaCCACCTGTGGGAAAGTATCATCAAGACTTGGTTTCCAGCCTTCAaaggttagatgattttgaaggATTGTTGAGTCCTCCACCACTTATTAGTTCACTGGCTAATCAAGCTGCTGCAAAAGCATTGGTGTTCCTTTCTGGCCTTACAGTTGGCAGTGCAAACGTTGATTGCATTAGCTTGAATGACATTCCCTTGAATTTCC CTGGGGACCTTCGGCACCTCATTGTTGAGTCTTGCATTGCTAGAAATGTTTTGGACACATCAGCATACTTATGGCCTGGATATGTAAAAGGTCCTCGCAACCAAACTCCTCGAACCGTTGCTGGTCAAATGCCTGCTTGGTCCTCATTAATGAAAGGGTCACCTTTAACTCCTATTATCGTAAACACATTGGTATCAACTCCTGCTACAAG CTTAGTAGAGCTTGAGAGATTGTACGAGATTGCTGTCAGCAGTTCAGATGACCAGAAGATTTCTGCTGCAAAAATATTCTGTGGGGCTTCCCTTAGTCGAGGTTGGAATGTACAG GAGCATACTGCCACTTTCATCACCAGATTGCTTTCACCTGCTGCTCCGACAGATTTTTCTGGAAGTGAGAGCAATTTGATAGGCTATGCTCCATTTCTGAACGTTCTTCTTGTCGGAATATCTTCTATCGATAGTGTCCAGATATTTTCCTTGCACGGCTTG GCTCCTCAGCTTGCTGCTTCGTTGATGCCAATCTGTGAGGTCTTTGGTTCATGTGCACCCAATATGTTGTGGACTTTGAATGCCGGCGAGGAAATTTCTTCCCATGCTGTATTTTCAAATGCATTTGCTCTGCTGTTGAGGTTGTGGAGATTTGATAGACCACCTCTGGATAATGTGATGGGAGATTTCACCCCAGTCAGATCCCATTTAACTCCCGAATATCTCTTATTGGTTCGCAATTCCCAGTTAGCATCATCGGAGAATCCACcaaataatcataataaaacCAGTGGACTGTCAAGATTGTCATGTCCATCTTTAACCGAGCCCATAGTCATGGATTCTTTTCCAAAATTAAAGTGTTGGTACAGGCAGCATCAGGAATGTATTGCTTCTATTCTTTCTGCTCTGGTTCCTGGAAATTATGTTCATCAGATTGCTGAGGCTCTCTTAAACATGATGTTTAGAAAAATGTACAGAGGTGGTCAGCCACTTACTCCTCCAACTTCTGGAAGTAGCAGCTCATCTGCATCTGGAACTGATGATTCTTCTTTTTGTCTTAAATTACCTGCGTGGGATATTCTTGAGGCAGTTCCTTTTGTACTTGATGCTGCCCTTACTGCTTGTGCCCATGGGCAACTCTCCCCGCGTGACCTGACCACTG GGCTCAAAGATCTTGCTGATTTTCTTCCTGCTTCTTTGGCGACAATCGTAAGTTACTTTTCAGCGGAAGTGACTCGCGGTCTTTGGAAGCCCGCTTTCATGAATGGATCAGACTGGCCGAGCCCTGCTGCAAATTTATCCATAATTGAAGAACGGATAAACAGAACTTTAGCTGCCACTGGAGTTAATGTCCCATGTCTTTCTGTAG GAGGAAGCTCTGCGGTGACTATTCCATTACCCCTGGCAGCACTTGTTAGCCTCACGATAACCTATAAACTCGACAAATCTACCGATCGTTTTCTAAACTTGGTTGGCCCAGCCTTGAACAATCTTGGCATATGTTGTCCGTGGCCATGTATGTCAATAATAGCTGCTTTATGGACTCAAAAAGTAAAGCGTTGGGCCGACTTTCTCGTCTTCTCTGCCTCAAAAGCTGTGTTCCACCACAATAGTGATGCTGCAGTTCAACTACTAAAAGTCTGCTTCACAACTGCAGTTGGACTAAAGTCTTCACCTGTGGTGAGCAATGGTGGGGTTGGTGCTCTTCTGGGCCATGGCTTCGGTTCCCATGTTATCGGTGGCTTATCTGCTGTTGCCCCTGGATTACTCTACTTACGAGTTCATCCAGCTGTTagaaatgttatgtttatgaCAGAAGAAATTGTATGTATTCTGGTGCACACAGTCGGAGACATTGCGAATAGTGGGGTCTCGGCAGAGAAAATGGAGGATCTGAAGAAAACCAAATACAGTATGAAATATGGCCAGGTATCTCTTGCTTCTGCAATGACGAAGATTAAGATCGCAGCTTCCCTGGCTGCTTCTTTGGTTTGGATTACAGGTGGTCTAAATTTGGTTCAATTGTTAATAAAAGAAACTCTTCCTTCTTGGTTGATATCATCAATCCACTCGTCAGAAAAGAGTGACAAGGAACAAGGAGGAGTGGTTGCGATGATGTGTGGTTATGCTCTTGCATACTTCACCTTATTCATTGGAACGTTTGCTTGGGGCGTGGATTTGGCATCACCTGCATCTAAGCGACGACCCAAGGTTCTTGAAAAACACCTGGAATTCCTAGCAAGTGCCCTGGATGGTAAAATATCTGTTGGCTGTAACAAAGCAACATGGAGGGCGTATGTAACAGGATACATAAGTTTGATGGTGTGCTGTACCCCTGCTTGGATGCTGGAAATTGACGTGGAAGTTTTGAAGAGAGTTAGCCAGGGACTTAAACAGTGGAAAGAGGAGGAACTGGCTGTGGCCCTTCTGGTAATCAGCGGGCCTCGTGCTATGGCTGCCGCTGCTGAAATGATCATAGAAACTGGATTCTGA